From Punica granatum isolate Tunisia-2019 chromosome 1, ASM765513v2, whole genome shotgun sequence:
AGCAATAGGTGGCATCACGGGGGAAACGAATTTAACTAGGACTTGAAAGTACTGGTTTAGAAATGCACCAGCTAGGACGGGAAGAAGCACAACCTGCACTCGTATAATCTAGCATTGAGCAACACAATGAACAAGCTCAATAGAAGAGatagcgagagagagagagagctggcCTGTAAGGTTGAGAGCAGCAGGCCAGCAGCATCAACTGCAACATATTGGCCAGCCAGTTTGGCCGTTAAAAAAGGGGTCATCACCTGCAAAATGTTACAGAAAAGCTAACTCAAATCCTAGGTAATAAAGGCACTAAAATGCATTaaataattcttttcattttatgtGTTAGGAAGgacaaattatgaaatatataaaggCCGCGTGTTGCTGCTTGTCTAAAATGAACATGTTCCTCAGAAGTGCTATTAGTAGTATTATTGTGGCAGAAAGCGGAAGCAAGTTACAGACATCAGCACAGCATATTGCATTTGAGACTTCTCGGTATAACGATATACAATGTTGAATAAGTATGATATTAAACAATTTTATTGATGCCTACCACAGCTGATATCGTGCTTGCCGCTGTCATCAACACTGAAAGTGCCACATTTCCACTGGAAGGCAAACACTACACATTAACCATGAGAAGACAGGATTAACCAGGAGCATATTCTTGCAGAAGTGACATACCGTGCAATGTATGTGACTATATTACTTGCCGTTCCTGCAATATTGAATCACAGAACTGCTAAAGTTACTGCAAACAATGGAGTGAGATATGTGAGAAACATTCGAAAAGCACATACCGCCAGGGCAACAAGCCACCAATATGAGCCCAGCTGCATAATATGATGGAAGATTCAAGAGCTTGCTGACAACAAAACCTGATAGGGGCATTATCTGTTAAAAGGGCACACATCAGCTCCAGTTCTAAATAAAGAGATAGATCATATAATCTCATAAAGAAGAATAATAACCACACCATTTCAATAGCTCATAACAATCAATTCAACGAGAGTCAACtgtaaagaaataaaataaattgaaggCAGTAACCCAACCGAGTACTGGAGAACAAAACCAGCAAACAATTCCTTGGGCATCGACAGAGCAGCGCGCAGATCGTCAAGGCTAAGGGTCATGCCCATACCAAGCATGGTCACTGTAATGCCAAGAACAATCCAATTCGGCTTGACCCAACTGAAGGAGCTCGGGTTCACGAGGCCCAACAGGCACCCCAAAGCAACCCACACTGGAAAAGCAGTTGATGTCACCTCGCCAATCAGCTCAACCCACTccctgaagctccgagtctgAGGGATGCCCGCAtcggaggtgtttgatgaaATGCCGCAGCGAAGCAGGTGCTTTGACTTGAGCTTCAAATGTCGTGCTTGGGGTTCAAATCGGAGTCTCGgggtagaagaagaagaagaagatgatgatgatgatgatgatgaagagaaTGATTGGTGTGCAGTTGACCGAGAGAACCGTATGTTGGAGCTCAGGAGAAGCTGCGGCGAGTTTGAGAGCTTCCGGTGATTGGACATGTAAGCTCTGCCTCCATGGAAAGATGAGAGCGTCGACAGCATTTTCCTTCTGTAATCAACCTCCCAAGTCCCAAGTGAGAGTGAGATCGGGACTTACTCCTTAGCTCCTGCTCTTCCTCCAAATGGGTCCTTGCCTGAGATTCATGTAAGGGATCGACACATCTCACGAGGTCCGGAGGCGCGTCGCTCTTGCTGCTCTGCCCGCCgttggaggaggaggatgacgTCAGAACtcctgtctttttttttttataggtacGTCAGAAGTCGTCGCTCGTTTAATTGCCATCTTAATCATAATCAATAGTAAatatatgattaatttttttcccctttgtcTGGTAGAGGACATTGTATTTGCTATTTGGTCCCCGAGGTTAGGGAAATTTGACATTTAGTCCTTCAACTCTTTGAGTAACCGGAATTTGGTTGTCACTTGCTGAACGTTTTCCGGAAAAGGGGTAGAAGCCTCAGAAGCCAACGCAGCTTGCTCCAACCAGTCTTGATGCCCTCCGCCCACCGGAACTAGCCACAGCCACAGCCACAGTGACAGAGCTTCAAGCAAAGAAAGGAGCATTGATCGAGGTTCGGTTCTTCGATGGGAGTTCTCCATTGAGACCTCTGTCCTTGTTAACATATGTATATCTttcaatttattgaatttgtaataataataatacaagAATGGCAGACCACGTGCTTTTGTTATGGTAAATGGAATCATTCAGAGGAGAGAGACAAAACATGGCAgcgtgatttttttatttaataataaatattatttctttttaaccCATATATTCTGGAGGAATCCATACATTAAATCAGTCGAATGCTGTCACTGTGGCCGGAAAAGGGAAGaggagcttactcatcctgtCCGAGCAGAAATTGCTCCATTTCAAGCCCTTGTAAGATTCTTCTGTTCGGTTCGGAATTTATCAACATCAATCTGTAGTGCGGAGTTTGCAATTCATAAGCCCCACAAGCTGTCACGATCAAGAATAACTGAAAAGAGATCCAAATTGAAGAATACTGAACTCAGATTGAAGGTAACATTGTCAAATGCGAAATAGTAAGAATGAGGAAGTCGATTTGTTTGGTCTCTAGAGTGTAACAAGCAGTCAGTTAACTTGGCTTTACCATGTGGAATCATACCATAAAAATAGTTGAATCAAATGCATGCACGCAGAAGCTATTAGACCAGATACCcgtagaattttttttattttttatttaaaaaaaaaaaaaaagaaggggagtgGGGGCAAGGAAGTTACCTTCTAATAGTTCGAGGTTTTCTTGTAGCCACTCTCTGCTTCGACTGGTCAACCGAGATGCTTCTCcagaatttgaaaatcaattTCGCCTTAGGCGACGAGAACAATCTCTCAGCCTGTCCAGACAGGTTAAGGCCTCATTGAATATGGCTAACAGTTGCAGGTTCATGGAGAAGGCCAGCAGGCTGTTATCTGTTCgtcaaaaaaatttgaatgtcAAGCACATCTGAGTacaagaaggaaaataaatgcaaAGGAAACCACTTTTAGATGGAAACAACCATGATTATGCAAGCACAAAAGAGCAATTTATAAGAATCTATAACAACATCTCTCAACGAAAATAAGAACCATGTCACAATGTTTATGAGATCTTAATCACAGAAAAGTAACAAGAGCCATCCAACACTATCATATTCCATCACAGCACCAGCGGTTGTAAAAGTAACAGAAGCTCCAGGTTCCAGATCCTTATCACGTCAACAGTACTAATAATCAAACACTTCCAACCACAGGGACTATTCTCTTTTAGCAATAAGCCATGTTCCTTCAAAGAAATTATCATAAAATTGTCTCAAAATGCCAGTACAAACCCTAAACAGAGAAAGAAACTCAGCAGGGACAAAAATATTTGTTGACAAACATTCTCACCCTTGGACTTCTGAAAATAGATATCCATATTTTCCCACTTCCCTGATGTAACACCAATCTAAGATAAACAGATCCAACATTCTCGATAATACTAAGTTGAACTGTTTTGGGATCTATGGCTTCCATACTTCAGTAAGCATCAATACTGGCTAACTTCTTAATCTATCACCAATGTAGGTTCCAAAATCTGAACAAGGGAAAAATAGACCAGCATGGAAGACTGGCTAACTTCTTAATCTATCACCAATGTAGGTTCCAAAATCTGAACAAGGGGAAAATAGACCAGCATGGAAGACTACTGTCTGTGAAGCTCCTAGGAGAACAAATTCTACCTTCCCAAGGGCCAAATATAAGAACCAATATGGCTTTCAACATCAACCGAACACTGAACAGTCTGTCTGAAAGTAtcaaagaataattaaaaagagcaagttacaaaagaaaaaataaatgcaatCAACCACCAGCTTAAAATGTatcaaaaatttcaagaaCTATTTTTGTGGCtcaaaccaagaaaaaggacAGCAGCTACCAAAAGAAGAGAAGCAGGATGGTGTCTCAAACTATTGCATCACTTACTTGACCTTGAAATCATCCTGCAGCTTCACAGTCGAAAATCTTTTCAACAAATGATACCTCATGCAATGCACGGCCTTCCTTCACACTGAGCTGCTGttcttccaaaagacaatagAACCAGAGCAGAGCCCTAGAGTATGATGTTGGACAGCCACACAATTATCCCAGAGTTTGATAGCCAGAATACCTATATCTAGGGATAACTATAGTCCTTGATAGAGGAAGCAACAACCATAGGGATCTCTGATTTTCCTGTGGGAGCTTCAAACTAGGATTGAGGTGATCTTTTGACAGCGAAGCCAAAGATCTATACAATCCCCATTCCTCAATGAGCACTATCTCATCGACCATAAGCAACAAATGGAGAAATTATCACCCAGATCAAGCTATGACTCAACCATGTTATAGGTTATCTATGCAAGTTCTAGCACCATTCTGCGAAGCAGGCCAAACCCTTCCGTACTCTATAGTTCTCCCCTTATTGCTATCTTGACTAGTAATTGCTCATACACTGCATAAGTGCCACATACCCTGGCCAACCAGGTCGCCAAAATAGAAACTTCCCTTTTCTACTAACAAAAGGATTATCATAAGGACATCTTGAAGTACTCTGGCGGAGTAAGTGCTCCAAGTCAATCAGCTTCCAGGTTAAAAATCATAATCAACTCTCTCCAGAAGAAACATCCAACTAATCATCACGAACAAGGAACAAATTTGAAGCAAAGACCCCAAGACTTTCTGGATGTAGTCTTAAGAAACATGTTGCATTCTACTGGCTCAAATACAATCCCAACATGAAATTTACAGACCCATTTTGACTTTGAAGTGGTATTGTACCTTTAAGGACTTTGGTAACCAACCCACATCTCACATTCCACAGAGGTACATTTACTCAAAAGTTGACAGTTCCCTTGGCAAGCTCTTATTGGGAGGAGAAACAGATTGCACCATCTTAACTTTTAGTATAAGCAATAAACACTTAGTAGGCAAGAAACAGCACAATAACAATGCCAAACTAGAAAACTATCAACCACCTAGGATACTTCCTCTAGCCTCAGCAACAACAAAGATATGTCAACATATAAATTCTTTAAATTTACGCATAATTCCGGTTAGCCAAGTAAGATATGGGCAAGATATTAAGCTAATCaagtagatgatgatgtgtaATTTCTCCACCTAAAATATTTCCAGCTAAAGAAATAATGAAGCTAGAGATTTAGGGAGTAATCTCTCATTAACAACAAAATAGCGCTGACTTTGGAATCCAATTCTGCTTCCAAGGATCCTTTCAATCTGATGTTTTGTTTTGGGGGttggtggggggggggggggggggggggagaggaGACACTCAGTTAATGGTGCAACTAGACGGCAGGACCAGAAAGcatctaattttattttgctaagaaattaaaattgttgCTGAGAGAGAAAAGGGACTAAGTCAAGTCAACAAAGATAAACTTTTTTCCTGAAGGGAAAGAGAGACAACAATTCAGACAACGTAGTCCACAAATTATACAACCGTAGCTTCCAATGACCATAATGTTGGTCACATCAGCGACCCTGACTCCTCCCCTACAAGGCAATCATAGACACAGAGCTTTTATCCTAGACTTGCAAGTAAAAGGACGGAAAATACAGTGAATCATAAACggataagaaaagaaatgtgAAGGGGGGGGAGATTGCTCCCAAAAAAATCACCAAATGTATAATGAAACTACAATATTGTGGCTTTTAAGTCAGAAATGATAAGAACAACTATAGATGCTCTACTGGGAAGTATCGTCGGGTGGATTAGTACACTTTACCAAATAAGACTGTACATTTTATATATCTGGCAAGTTAGTCTTCCCCAAATTGGTCAACAGTCTCTGGCAAGCAGAGTATGTATTCAGAAAGTTTTCCTACTTCAAACGAAAAAAGAATAGCAAAGCTCACGATGTAAGCTTCCCATTCATCACctaaaaatatcataataagCTTAACGAGAGGACTTCATTCATAAATGACCGGCAAGAATGGTTAATTTATCACAGGAGTCAGGAACTCCGATTTACAGAACAATTGAAAGTAGCAAAAACTCTGGTTGATTAAGGTCTTTAAGATGGTCTGGGAAGACAAATGTCAGCTCCAGATATGTTAGTGATCGACTTTATTACTTGAATATTCCTTCCCCGGTTCTGGCATGTCACATCAAAGTACATGATAATTTTGCAAGAGGATGCTGAGATCTATAGTAGCTGACTATAACCTGAATATTATCAGTATATAAAATGCAGTACATGCTCTGAATAACTTCAAAAACATGCTTCAAAGAAACAGAAGTACACATATTTCAAGGTGATAAACTGTCAAAGGAAAGCAACTTCCAATAAGCATGGCATGCAGTAAATGTTCAAAAATGCCTTTCATGACTCATACGATAACACTTCAAACCCTGACCTAAGTAGCGAAGCCAGAGAGTCTTGGAAATGATGGAGCTTAGGCTGATAAGCAAGCTAATCTATCTGTGTCCTTGAGCTCGGTGCATGTCATATGCACCCCAAGCAGCAGGTCCGTGTCCATACTGAGCATAGCCTTCTGCGCCAGCAGGTACCTGACATTAAAACGtgtaaaaaatatacatatatatcaaaataacCTCTTACGTCCAAAAAAGATGCACTTTTCTAAAACAAGTatataaatgtgaaaaataTGCATGCGACGCCACAATGAAGCAGAACATGAACAACTATGAGACAGCAAGACTTACAGGATTAATGCCATAATTCACAGGATAAGGGTTTCCAGCAGCATAAGCAGCTTCCGGATTGCCATATGGTGCAATATAACTAGCACCTGCACCTGAGGACACACAAAGTATTCAACAATCGCAGACAATATACTAAGTTTTTTAGGGCTAATGACCAAGTAAGATGCTAGTTGTCATGTTTGCCATCTCCATGATGTTATGGCTTTTCTTTGATCAAGAAGAGACTCACCTCCACATATGGAGACACAGCTACCATGGGTAGCTGCATCAAAATTTCTGAATGCTTACTGGGAATATTGCCACGCTACTAGGTCCAGAAGTAAGAAACTAGCTGTAAGACaatacgattttttttttaaaggaaattACACTTGATTAATCAGAGAAACAACAATCTTTAGTTAAAAAAGCGAATGCTGATGAAAAGTTTTTACAAGAAGTTTGACCACACGGCCGGACATGGCGAAAAGGTTTTAACATTTATCTAGTCAAGTAATCTTTTTACATACATGAAAGGGCACAGCGAAGAAATCACATTCTGACTCCAAATCTCAAGAGAAATGACAAAGGAAACAAGTCCAAAACGTAAAGCTTAATAGGGATTTTACTCAATTATAAGAGTCAGGATAGATGGCCACTAGATGGGTTTTAACTGCATAATGGCAGGTAGAGGCAAGTAATTCCcaataattaattcaaaattctCATAAAAGCTTTTTGTTGATTCATTGGCTACTATATCTATCTAATAATATGAGGCCTCTCAATTAAATCAGCCCATAACAGTAAGTAAATGAATTAACAAATTccaccccccccccaaaaaaaaaaaacccaccAGGATTGCCAGCAACAGCAACTGCATGAGCCCTCTTTTCCGCATTAGCAATCTCTGCGCGAAGCTTTTCCAACTCCCTTGCCATCGAGATTAATTTCTGCTCCATCACCTGGCCATGTTCATAATTTTCTGCACTTCCTTTCTTTTCATACTCAATAGCAGTTCTGGAGAGCAGCGAAAGcacaaataaattattcacGTCCATAAGAATTCATACTCCTTCACAATTTAAAAGTAAGGAACAAGGATTCAAATCAAACTCCGTGTACCTAACACGTTGCACTTCCTGCTTCATATTCTCGATATCTGCTTTTAAAGCAGGAACCTGACGCAAATCAGCAGTCATTCTGGCCAAATCTTGATTCATAACCTGCACCTGACCTGTAAGGTCCTGCCTTGCACTAGTAAGTTCCTTAATATCAGCATTCACTTGAGAAAGCTCCGCTCTCATAGCCTCCACTGCCCGAAGATCCACTTCCATTCTCATACACTTCTCATACAGTTCCCTCATATGAACATCCTTCTCAGCGCGTAGAGAATCCGAGACCTGCACCATCCTCTGCAACTCATATTGTGCAGCTTCCAACTCCTGCTTAAGCGCCACATGGGTTGCAGCTAGCCTTTGGTTATCAACTAGAAGCCCTTGAATCTCCTCGTGTTGAACTGCAAGGCGATCCTCGATAATGGCCGGGTGGGGAGGGAGTCTTGGTCCTGGGACCCTACTAAACCGGGGTTCAGGAAATTCTTCAAGCAAAGCTGGATGAGGCGTCAGACCTAGTCCCCTGCCAAATGGAGGCTCGTGAACAGGTGGTGGAATCCCACCACGGGGGATGCCCTTCATTGGAGGAGGTGGACTACGATTCCTCCCGGACATTCTCTCTTGCATAATTGGTTACAAGAAAAAACGCTGCAGCAGGAAGataggaaaaaggaaagaagaaaccTTTACAGCTTGTAATTGGTACCCAAAACATATCATCCAAACAAAGAGAATTTGTATTGCCATATTCAAATGTTTAGCCCGCATGTACCATCATAACAGCACCTTCATTCGCACCAATACACTGATATTGACCATATAAAGAAAGGATTATGAAATCAGAAGTACTGTTTCTGCAGCCTTCTGATTGATTTTGCACGCACTTAACCAAATTCTACAATACAACAGAGAAATTTTCTACCACAATGCATAAACATCATAAATATACACCAACCCGCAGCCATTGCCAGTGAAACCACATGGAAACCAACAAGACAATAGCAGGGATGAACAGCTCGCCGAATCGAACTCAAACAGCCGCGCAATTTCCAGCACTGAAGAAATACAGTGACGTTTTCATAATTCGCAGTCAGCGAACAAGATAAGAAAATGCTCAGCGAAAGagaatatacaaaaaaaaaagaaaaaactcgTGATCTACGAAATCAAGAAGCCACCGAGAAATCGGAGCTCAGCAATTCTGACCTTAGCAGAGCTCGGATGTTGACGGCGGCGGCGACGACCGGAAGATCAGCTGAAGAAGATATCCCCGGGTTCCTTCAACCGGCGGGAACTCAGGGAAGAGAAGCTCGAAGTATAGATTCTTacgaaaaatggaaaaattgcCAGAGTTGAGGTtttccctttttgttttttcttttttaattatttttttatattgatgggcttattatattttcaagattttggGCTAATGGGCTTTTGTGCTTCTTACATATAAGGCCCAATGTCACAAGGCCTTTTTCTGGGCCAAATTATCACACGAGGACTAGGATGTAACGAGAGTTGGATCGGGTCTGGCCCATGCCCACAAAGCCTGGATCAAGTTTGATATAGACATGGTCCATGGAACGCGAGACCATGTGAGATAGAACCTACCTAATGCGACCTTGCTTGCAGGGTGACTCTAAGTTGGAATCGACCTCGGCTTGCGATGCGAGTCAATCGGAGTCTCCTACGACTTCTTTCCTGGCATACATGTCCTCTCGCCTGTGTTCCGGATCCCCAACACCTACTCTCCAGCTGCTAACCGGAAGTGCAACAGCCCGGCGGTCTAACAAGGTCCCATTAAAACAGTGAAAGGCCATACACAATATTAATTACAATGATGATAAAGATTTTATAAagattatatacatatatataatatatatacacacgatGCTGCACGTGGCGAAATCAAACGCTAGACATCAAATGCCATTAATGGGAGGCTCCGTCTCTATCATCGAGTTGGAGAGGCGATGCATATAAATAAGGCACATCATTTGATGCCAATTGGTGGACTAATCTAAGAACACAACGGCAATGAGAAAGTGTGTGTAATACTGTGATACACGCCCTTACTTATTAATCAATAAATTGCAAGCCCGATTCTTATAGCAAAATTACACGTGCCTATTTATTGATTATTGTAATATCACAGCTGTAGTTCCAACTTGCATTGATTGGTATTCCGCAACTTTACAATCCACATGGGGAAATTACCAAGAGGTCAATACAAAGACAAGCCTTCTCTGCCTCAAACGGATTGACATTTGACTTGGGCCACAGAAACTGCCCGTCAAAAAATTTCGCACGTTTTCAACAATCTTAACATGACACAGCAACATGCTTCCAAGTTCCAAAGTCTCAGTCACGGAAGTTAATTCTCAGTTTTAATTCAAGCACACACGTATGTGCCGATGTATTTCCGAAACATTGATGTAGCGCCGCTGCTTTCCTCAAGACTGTAGCACACTACGATTTCGTCAATCATTCATGGTCCGGGTCTTAGAGAGAAGGTCAAGAAAGGGGCACCAAACGCGGTATCAACAACAAGCTTCAACAATCAAAGACAATCAATCATTTCGAAAATCAGACATGGAGAAAGACCGTTTTCTCATCATCTGCCTAAATTATCCGAAGCCCAATAACAAAAGCAACTGCCAATGGCACAGGATCAATCGGGCAGTGAGTtgtatcaaatcacaccaacATCCAGCTAAACAACTGATAATTGACTAGGCAACTGAATGGAGCAGAAACCGAGGCACTTGATACCGTTCTATTATTCCAGAAGAAATGATGCAGCAACTGCCCTGTACAGGGGGACGTGATATACACATACGGGCACAAGAAATAATATATGACGGCTCCTTAACAATGAGAGTGACCCGGGCTCGAAATCTATGGCCAAGCAATTCAGAATAACCCAACCTGGAATAACAAAATGAAACAAACAAACCAAAAGGTCTCTGAATTTCAGGTTTCACCTTTTCCTACCCCTTTATGCTCATGAAGAGACTCTAACAAGGGTTCCCTCGAGCTCTCGGAGCCGTTGCTTTTGTAGTAACAGTACAAGAGCAATTGCGTCATCCCCAGGAGGGTTCCGATACTATTTGGAAGCTGCAATAcgaacaaaaaatatataagccAGTAGGATTTGCAAGGCACAATTTTTCTGACTGATCATAGATATAAGATGTGGAGAGCAGTGAGATAAGGGGATCTTACGATGATGAAGATGTCACC
This genomic window contains:
- the LOC116187477 gene encoding protein FLX-like 1 isoform X2, which gives rise to MQERMSGRNRSPPPPMKGIPRGGIPPPVHEPPFGRGLGLTPHPALLEEFPEPRFSRVPGPRLPPHPAIIEDRLAVQHEEIQGLLVDNQRLAATHVALKQELEAAQYELQRMVQVSDSLRAEKDVHMRELYEKCMRMEVDLRAVEAMRAELSQVNADIKELTSARQDLTGQVQVMNQDLARMTADLRQVPALKADIENMKQEVQRVRTAIEYEKKGSAENYEHGQVMEQKLISMARELEKLRAEIANAEKRAHAVAVAGNPGAGASYIAPYGNPEAAYAAGNPYPVNYGINPVPAGAEGYAQYGHGPAAWGAYDMHRAQGHR
- the LOC116187477 gene encoding protein FLX-like 1 isoform X3, translating into MQERMSGRNRSPPPPMKGIPRGGIPPPVHEPPFGRGLGLTPHPALLEEFPEPRFSRVPGPRLPPHPAIIEDRLAVQHEEIQGLLVDNQRLAATHVALKQELEAAQYELQRMVQVSDSLRAEKDVHMRELYEKCMRMEVDLRAVEAMRAELSQVNADIKELTSARQDLTGQVQVMNQDLARMTADLRQVPALKADIENMKQEVQRVRTAIEYEKKGSAENYEHGQVMEQKLISMARELEKLRAEIANAEKRAHAVAVAGNPASFLLLDLVAWQYSQ
- the LOC116187464 gene encoding probable sodium/metabolite cotransporter BASS1, chloroplastic, translated to MLSTLSSFHGGRAYMSNHRKLSNSPQLLLSSNIRFSRSTAHQSFSSSSSSSSSSSSSSTPRLRFEPQARHLKLKSKHLLRCGISSNTSDAGIPQTRSFREWVELIGEVTSTAFPVWVALGCLLGLVNPSSFSWVKPNWIVLGITVTMLGMGMTLSLDDLRAALSMPKELFAGFVLQYSIMPLSGFVVSKLLNLPSYYAAGLILVACCPGGTASNIVTYIARGNVALSVLMTAASTISAVVMTPFLTAKLAGQYVAVDAAGLLLSTLQVVLLPVLAGAFLNQYFQVLVKFVSPVMPPIAVLTVAVLCGNAIAQSSSAILMSGRQVLLAASLLHASGFFFGYLLSRVLGLDISSARTICIEVGMQNSVLGVVLATQHFGNPLTAVPCAVSSVCHSIFGSVLAGIWRRSRPAAKQE
- the LOC116187477 gene encoding protein FLX-like 1 isoform X1 — translated: MQERMSGRNRSPPPPMKGIPRGGIPPPVHEPPFGRGLGLTPHPALLEEFPEPRFSRVPGPRLPPHPAIIEDRLAVQHEEIQGLLVDNQRLAATHVALKQELEAAQYELQRMVQVSDSLRAEKDVHMRELYEKCMRMEVDLRAVEAMRAELSQVNADIKELTSARQDLTGQVQVMNQDLARMTADLRQVPALKADIENMKQEVQRVRTAIEYEKKGSAENYEHGQVMEQKLISMARELEKLRAEIANAEKRAHAVAVAGNPGAGASYIAPYGNPEAAYAAGNPYPVNYGINPKAMLSMDTDLLLGVHMTCTELKDTDRLACLSA